Proteins encoded together in one Qingshengfaniella alkalisoli window:
- a CDS encoding helix-turn-helix domain-containing protein, whose amino-acid sequence MSFRPNMSAFTTGIFPVEELRFLELDGLVIDLWHVEGSAEASGHYVSPDPRITIALDPLPLQVTQSQSGRVAGAIGPVSYVPAGMQVWGRLGAPGRFRHLDMHFDARRLVDMSGVSLEQTRRPVLMLNSHRIMSIASLIAEQCIAQDRSATYTEALVRALLIELFQAPASESVGSPNGGLSPSQLAKVTGHLRANLHRRVSVRELSDMAGLSPSWFAHAFKVSTGQPPNKWLQSMRVERAEELLARGLGPAAVANECGFSDQSHLTRSFRAAKGITPASWQRLHLRNCAD is encoded by the coding sequence GTGTCATTCCGCCCCAATATGAGCGCTTTCACGACGGGTATTTTCCCGGTTGAGGAATTGCGCTTTCTGGAACTGGACGGGCTGGTGATTGATTTGTGGCATGTTGAGGGCAGTGCCGAGGCCAGCGGGCATTACGTCTCTCCTGATCCGCGCATTACCATCGCGCTTGATCCGCTGCCCTTGCAGGTAACGCAATCGCAGAGCGGTCGCGTCGCGGGTGCGATCGGCCCGGTCAGCTATGTTCCCGCGGGGATGCAGGTGTGGGGCAGGCTTGGGGCACCTGGGCGGTTCCGGCATCTGGACATGCATTTCGATGCACGCCGACTGGTTGATATGTCAGGGGTGTCGCTTGAACAGACCCGCCGTCCGGTGTTGATGCTGAATTCCCATCGTATCATGTCTATAGCGTCGCTGATTGCCGAGCAATGCATCGCGCAGGATCGATCCGCGACCTATACCGAGGCATTGGTTCGCGCGCTTCTGATCGAGCTGTTTCAGGCCCCTGCGTCAGAGAGTGTCGGCTCCCCAAATGGTGGATTGTCACCTTCGCAGCTCGCCAAGGTCACGGGTCATTTGCGCGCCAATCTGCATCGTCGGGTATCGGTTCGGGAACTGTCAGATATGGCCGGATTGTCTCCGTCATGGTTCGCGCATGCGTTCAAGGTCAGCACGGGACAGCCGCCCAACAAGTGGTTGCAGTCTATGCGTGTCGAGCGTGCCGAGGAACTATTGGCGCGCGGTCTTGGCCCGGCGGCTGTGGCGAATGAATGCGGGTTTTCCGATCAGTCGCATTTGACCCGATCCTTCCGTGCTGCAAAAGGGATCACGCCAGCGTCGTGGCAGCGGTTGCATCTGCGAAATTGCGCAGATTGA
- a CDS encoding FecCD family ABC transporter permease translates to MTRRFLCYTGLCGVIIAIATVRLTTGTWPMDWAAALRFDGMDSAVLWQFRLPRVIVAALTGAAFGLSGTVLQTMLRNPLASPDVIGFTAGASAGAVGAMVLGGTAYVTFGALAGGALTGLLVLIIAWKDGLLPLRLVLVGLGFGLALFAITDFLLSFAGMLQAAEMARWLTGSFADTSWSDAARILVALLFSTPVLIWLSFALNRLELGDDVARSLGLRVDAVRLSLVAISTLLAATAVSVAGPLPFLAFLAGPIARGLSGATGAAMWLSALTGTTIALFADFASSQPIMGSHLPAGIFTALIGGPFLLALLILQSRKV, encoded by the coding sequence ATGACACGACGCTTTCTTTGCTACACAGGTCTGTGCGGCGTGATCATCGCGATCGCAACCGTCAGATTGACCACCGGGACCTGGCCAATGGATTGGGCGGCTGCGCTACGCTTCGACGGTATGGACAGCGCCGTCTTGTGGCAGTTCCGATTGCCGCGCGTGATTGTTGCAGCGTTGACCGGCGCCGCGTTTGGTCTGTCGGGCACCGTGTTGCAAACGATGTTGCGCAATCCGCTGGCCTCACCCGACGTGATCGGGTTCACCGCAGGTGCGTCTGCCGGTGCTGTAGGTGCCATGGTGCTCGGTGGGACGGCTTATGTGACATTCGGCGCGTTGGCCGGCGGCGCGCTTACGGGGCTTCTCGTGCTAATCATCGCGTGGAAAGACGGGCTTCTACCTTTGCGGCTGGTGCTTGTCGGGCTGGGCTTCGGACTGGCGCTGTTCGCCATAACCGATTTCCTGCTCAGTTTCGCGGGCATGCTACAAGCGGCAGAGATGGCCCGCTGGCTGACCGGATCCTTTGCCGACACGAGCTGGTCCGACGCCGCCCGCATCTTGGTAGCGCTGCTCTTCAGCACACCGGTGCTTATCTGGCTTTCTTTTGCCCTGAACCGGCTGGAGTTAGGGGATGATGTCGCGCGTTCGCTCGGTTTGCGCGTCGACGCAGTCCGCCTGTCACTGGTTGCCATCTCCACGTTGCTCGCCGCCACCGCAGTCAGCGTTGCTGGCCCCCTACCCTTCCTGGCCTTTCTCGCGGGCCCCATCGCGCGCGGGTTGTCGGGCGCAACTGGCGCCGCGATGTGGCTGTCGGCACTAACCGGCACGACCATTGCGCTGTTCGCGGATTTTGCGTCCAGCCAACCCATCATGGGCAGCCACTTGCCAGCGGGTATTTTCACCGCGCTGATCGGTGGGCCGTTCCTGCTGGCACTTCTGATCCTGCAATCGAGAAAGGTGTGA
- a CDS encoding FecCD family ABC transporter permease — protein sequence MTRMRVPPVAVSLCAMGLLALLGLRFGARSDVHLGDLFLLFQPLDQTNAISVVLIELRLPRILCAVAVGGALGIAGALMQTATRNPLADPGLLGVNAGAAVGVVLTIIVAGHSAPSTLIIPALAGAALTTLLVWGLASLGTGMAALILAGAAVTGFLYAIIRGVLVLSQQALDVYRHWILGSLGNVSIEGLVTFLPMLLAGVAAAGLAARRLDALALGDDMGRTLGVGTGLTLALTLIAIACLCAAAVAIAGPIGFVGLIAPHMARRLGVSSTAGLAVQSALLGASLVLLADLAGRVILPGMEIQTGLCVALIGGPAIALIARGSGRLGQ from the coding sequence ATGACCAGGATGCGTGTGCCGCCCGTGGCGGTCAGCCTATGCGCTATGGGCCTGCTTGCGTTGCTTGGCTTGCGCTTCGGTGCCCGCAGCGATGTGCATCTGGGCGATCTGTTTCTGCTGTTTCAGCCCCTCGACCAGACCAACGCGATTTCGGTGGTGCTGATCGAGTTGCGCCTGCCGCGTATACTTTGCGCAGTTGCCGTTGGTGGTGCACTCGGGATTGCGGGCGCGCTGATGCAAACTGCCACCCGCAATCCGCTTGCGGATCCGGGGCTTCTGGGGGTGAACGCAGGCGCCGCTGTCGGGGTAGTGCTCACGATCATCGTTGCAGGCCATAGTGCCCCCTCGACCCTCATCATCCCTGCCTTGGCGGGCGCCGCGCTTACCACACTTCTGGTCTGGGGGCTCGCATCACTGGGTACCGGAATGGCAGCGCTGATCTTGGCAGGCGCGGCGGTCACGGGATTTCTTTATGCCATCATTCGTGGTGTGCTGGTCCTGAGCCAGCAGGCACTGGACGTGTATCGCCACTGGATTCTCGGGTCGCTCGGCAATGTCAGCATCGAGGGGTTGGTAACATTCCTTCCCATGCTGCTGGCCGGCGTTGCCGCGGCCGGGCTGGCCGCGCGGCGACTGGACGCGCTGGCGCTTGGTGATGACATGGGACGGACGCTTGGCGTGGGCACGGGGCTGACGCTTGCACTGACACTGATCGCAATCGCCTGTCTGTGTGCGGCAGCGGTCGCGATTGCTGGTCCTATCGGCTTCGTTGGCCTGATCGCGCCCCACATGGCGCGCAGGCTTGGCGTGTCCTCCACCGCCGGGCTGGCCGTGCAATCGGCGCTGCTTGGCGCGTCGCTGGTATTGCTGGCGGACTTGGCGGGGCGTGTGATCCTTCCCGGCATGGAAATCCAGACGGGGTTATGCGTCGCGCTCATCGGCGGACCAGCCATTGCATTGATTGCACGCGGATCGGGAAGGCTCGGGCAATGA
- a CDS encoding MBL fold metallo-hydrolase, whose translation MATLRFTILGCGSSGGVPRLGGIWGDCDPKNPKNRRTRCSMLIERIDGEAATRVLVDTSPDMRAQLLAADVGTLDAVVYTHSHADHVHGIDDLRMIVFNLEHRLRVHADEATCDNLMTRFGYAFVQPAGSNYPPILDMSLITGEFSVSGAGGEITIHPIEITHGHIHALGLRVNGLVYMPDVSAIPEDTWAELKDMDCWVLDALRRRPHSSHVHLARSLEWIRRAAPRRAVLTNMHVDLDYDTVCDETPEHVEPAFDGMTIEYEV comes from the coding sequence ATGGCAACTTTGCGCTTCACCATTCTGGGCTGCGGATCGTCAGGCGGCGTACCAAGGCTGGGCGGGATTTGGGGCGATTGCGACCCGAAGAACCCGAAAAACCGCCGCACGCGCTGTTCGATGTTGATCGAACGGATTGACGGCGAGGCCGCGACAAGGGTCCTGGTCGACACCTCCCCTGATATGCGCGCACAACTTCTTGCGGCGGATGTCGGCACGCTCGACGCGGTGGTCTACACACATTCGCACGCCGATCATGTCCACGGCATTGATGACCTGCGGATGATCGTCTTCAATCTGGAACACCGCCTGCGTGTCCACGCAGATGAAGCAACGTGCGACAATCTGATGACGCGGTTCGGCTATGCCTTCGTGCAACCGGCAGGATCGAACTATCCGCCCATACTGGACATGAGCCTGATCACGGGTGAGTTCAGTGTAAGCGGTGCCGGCGGTGAGATCACCATCCACCCCATCGAGATTACCCATGGCCATATTCATGCGCTTGGGCTGCGTGTGAACGGTCTCGTCTATATGCCCGACGTGTCCGCCATCCCGGAAGATACCTGGGCCGAACTGAAGGATATGGATTGCTGGGTGCTGGACGCTTTGCGACGCAGGCCGCATTCCAGCCATGTGCACCTGGCCCGCAGCCTTGAATGGATCAGACGCGCCGCGCCGCGCCGCGCGGTGCTGACCAACATGCATGTCGATCTGGATTACGACACAGTGTGCGATGAAACGCCAGAGCATGTCGAGCCAGCATTCGATGGCATGACGATAGAGTACGAGGTGTAG
- a CDS encoding ABC transporter substrate-binding protein yields MWHAFTVSLVLLTSICGVTAAAEPITISHRWGETTLPAPAQRVVSISYTGADYLLALGTVPIAYRTWYGGDETGLWPWASPLLGEARPPVLRGELDIEAIAAMKPDLIEAMWSGISKTQYEKLSRIAPVLPAGKGAGDFGMPWEDMTRALGNALGKSDEAHALIERITENALAIRSAHPNWQDATAVVAWPAGPGLYTGTDARARLLASFGFRTPKIVESLARGSFYFTLDPELSEPLDVDLLVWLDAGGGVSSARDLPLRDSLRAVQEGREIVADPELAAAMSYSSPLSLEFAQTKLIPLIEAAMDGDPETVVPGAHEAGLVR; encoded by the coding sequence ATGTGGCATGCATTCACAGTATCTCTTGTCTTGCTGACGTCCATTTGCGGCGTAACCGCTGCGGCTGAGCCGATCACAATCTCCCATCGCTGGGGCGAAACCACGTTGCCGGCACCGGCGCAGCGCGTGGTATCGATCTCCTACACAGGCGCCGACTACTTGCTCGCCTTGGGTACGGTTCCGATCGCCTATCGCACTTGGTATGGCGGTGACGAGACCGGACTTTGGCCTTGGGCGTCTCCACTCCTGGGCGAGGCCCGCCCGCCCGTCCTACGCGGTGAGCTGGACATCGAGGCCATTGCCGCGATGAAACCCGATCTGATCGAGGCGATGTGGTCCGGCATCTCGAAGACACAGTATGAAAAGTTGTCGCGGATCGCACCGGTTTTACCAGCCGGCAAGGGTGCGGGCGACTTCGGTATGCCTTGGGAGGATATGACCAGGGCCCTGGGGAATGCTCTTGGCAAGTCAGATGAGGCCCACGCCCTGATCGAACGGATCACAGAGAACGCACTGGCCATCCGATCAGCGCATCCCAACTGGCAGGATGCCACGGCCGTTGTGGCTTGGCCTGCCGGACCGGGCCTTTACACGGGAACCGACGCCCGTGCGCGGCTGCTGGCTAGTTTCGGCTTTCGTACTCCGAAAATCGTGGAAAGCCTTGCGAGAGGGTCATTTTATTTCACGCTCGACCCGGAATTGTCGGAACCGCTGGATGTGGATCTGCTGGTCTGGTTGGACGCTGGCGGCGGGGTATCCTCGGCCCGCGACCTGCCCCTGCGCGACAGCTTGAGAGCTGTTCAGGAAGGGCGTGAAATAGTCGCCGACCCCGAACTTGCAGCCGCGATGAGCTATTCCAGCCCGCTCAGCCTAGAGTTCGCGCAGACCAAATTGATCCCCCTGATCGAAGCCGCGATGGATGGTGATCCTGAAACCGTCGTGCCGGGTGCGCACGAAGCAGGGCTTGTGCGATGA
- a CDS encoding AEC family transporter, which translates to MSALLEVVLPVFLVIGFGYAAAKAGLFPDGAVDGVMKFAQHFAVPCLLFTAIANIDLSSGFNAPLLLSFYVGATTGFLIGTLGAHYIFKRDWQDSIAIGFCCLFSNSLLLGLPISERAYGPESLATNYSIIAIHSPFCFCLAITAMEIVRGKGVGGRKMLASILSAMFRNALIVGIGLGFIVNISGVTLPIVLADAIDMMVRAALPAALFGLGGVLTRYTPEGDMKTIFFVIVISLVVHPIIVLVMANIFGLSQQVIRNAVITAAMAPGVNTYIFANFYGRARRVAASSVLIGTAVSVPTIWIWLHILG; encoded by the coding sequence ATGTCAGCCTTACTTGAAGTCGTTCTACCCGTTTTTCTGGTAATCGGCTTCGGCTACGCGGCGGCAAAGGCAGGCCTGTTCCCCGATGGGGCCGTGGACGGCGTAATGAAGTTCGCGCAACACTTCGCGGTCCCCTGCCTGTTGTTCACCGCCATCGCCAATATCGACCTGTCATCCGGCTTCAATGCCCCGCTGCTGCTAAGCTTCTATGTCGGCGCAACTACGGGCTTTCTGATTGGAACGCTGGGTGCGCACTACATCTTCAAACGCGATTGGCAAGACAGCATCGCCATCGGCTTTTGCTGCCTGTTCTCGAACTCCTTGCTATTGGGACTGCCGATTTCCGAACGTGCATACGGGCCGGAGTCGCTAGCGACAAACTATTCGATCATCGCAATTCATTCACCGTTCTGCTTCTGCTTGGCCATCACAGCGATGGAAATCGTGCGCGGCAAAGGCGTTGGCGGTCGCAAGATGCTAGCGTCGATCCTGAGCGCGATGTTCCGCAATGCTCTGATCGTGGGGATCGGGCTGGGCTTCATCGTTAACATATCGGGCGTGACTTTGCCCATCGTGCTGGCCGACGCGATCGACATGATGGTCCGCGCGGCACTTCCGGCGGCCCTGTTCGGCTTGGGTGGGGTTCTGACACGCTACACCCCCGAAGGTGACATGAAGACCATTTTCTTCGTCATTGTGATTTCGCTGGTCGTGCATCCGATAATCGTGCTGGTCATGGCCAACATTTTCGGGCTGAGCCAGCAGGTGATCCGCAACGCGGTTATCACGGCCGCAATGGCACCAGGGGTCAACACCTACATCTTTGCGAACTTCTACGGGCGAGCGCGGCGTGTGGCGGCATCATCGGTGTTGATCGGCACCGCTGTATCGGTGCCGACCATCTGGATCTGGCTTCACATACTGGGCTAA
- a CDS encoding TonB-dependent siderophore receptor, with product MKMFPIGSHGLRCGTATIALLVPVQAVAQDEALVLQPINISVATDDDAIGPVEGLTNPATLTGAKTATPLSEVPQSVSVIGRDQIERENVTKVDEALRYSAGVFTQPFGDDSDTDWHFIRGFQSTAAGVYLDGLQNFSYAFGGFYIDPYTLERIEVLRGPSSVLYGGSNPGGLLNYVSKTPQGRVRETALGLNDFGTAWFNFDLGDDTSTGGWRVTGRIEGGDKDDEFADGMRGVLAPSLLFTTDAGTEITLLANYTRVDENHSGGSFLPYVGTAAKADFGYIDTTANFSEPDIDSYDREQFHIGANVAHDFGGWTLIESFRYGESHVQEDSLYAYGYLNFMPTPQDPDNELSRIRFEHDTKVRTVLSDTRVETTAVTGAVEHELLFGLDAKYYEIDQMQASGSGTPISANHPQYGASQVDPVPYIDQKIEQTQIGFYAQDQLRWGDGWIGTLNLRHDTVHTEAGENKATGAEGYDRDNSEWSWRLGLAKELANGFTPYLSASTYFSPEVVTDAGGNMLTPETGRQYEVGLKYIPEDGRSSLTVSLFDIHRNDITQSAGYDANFQPIYQQVGEVSSKGVEIEGFHDFGNGLSVRGSATKLDMTIEKDVNENLEGNTPFIVPETQAALWVDYAFAGDLTGLRAGAGARYQGESWADNENTAKVPSATLYDASVSYDWLDWRANLAVTNLFDDDYVSGCQTVYSCGYGEGREVSLTLTRNW from the coding sequence ATGAAGATGTTTCCTATTGGCTCCCACGGACTGCGTTGTGGCACAGCCACCATCGCGCTGCTTGTGCCGGTGCAGGCCGTCGCGCAAGACGAGGCGCTTGTGCTTCAACCCATCAACATCAGCGTTGCGACGGATGACGACGCCATCGGCCCGGTTGAGGGGCTGACAAATCCTGCGACTCTCACCGGGGCGAAAACTGCGACGCCCTTGTCCGAAGTCCCGCAATCCGTTTCCGTAATTGGCCGCGATCAGATCGAGCGTGAGAACGTCACCAAGGTTGACGAAGCTCTGCGCTATTCGGCAGGCGTTTTTACCCAGCCTTTCGGTGATGACAGCGATACGGATTGGCACTTCATCCGGGGTTTTCAGTCGACCGCGGCGGGCGTGTATCTGGATGGGCTTCAGAATTTCTCTTATGCGTTCGGGGGTTTTTACATCGATCCCTACACGCTGGAGCGGATCGAAGTGCTGCGCGGTCCGTCCTCGGTTCTTTATGGTGGATCCAACCCTGGCGGGTTGCTGAACTACGTGTCCAAGACGCCGCAGGGGCGTGTGAGGGAAACGGCACTGGGGCTGAACGACTTCGGCACCGCGTGGTTCAACTTTGATTTGGGTGACGACACCTCCACCGGCGGTTGGCGTGTGACTGGCCGTATAGAAGGCGGTGACAAGGATGATGAATTCGCCGATGGTATGCGTGGCGTCTTGGCACCTTCTCTACTGTTCACGACAGACGCGGGCACCGAGATCACCCTGCTCGCCAACTATACCCGAGTCGACGAGAACCATTCGGGCGGCTCGTTCCTGCCCTATGTCGGTACCGCCGCGAAGGCGGATTTCGGGTACATCGACACGACGGCCAATTTTTCGGAGCCGGACATTGACAGCTATGACCGTGAACAGTTCCATATCGGCGCGAATGTCGCGCATGATTTCGGTGGCTGGACACTGATCGAGTCGTTTCGCTACGGGGAAAGCCATGTGCAGGAGGACAGCCTTTATGCCTATGGCTACCTGAACTTTATGCCGACCCCGCAGGATCCGGACAACGAACTGTCCCGCATCCGGTTCGAGCACGACACCAAGGTTCGCACGGTTCTGTCCGACACACGCGTTGAGACCACGGCCGTCACAGGTGCAGTGGAGCATGAATTGTTGTTCGGTCTGGATGCGAAGTATTACGAGATCGACCAGATGCAGGCGTCCGGTTCCGGCACGCCGATCAGCGCAAATCATCCGCAATATGGCGCATCGCAGGTCGATCCTGTTCCCTACATCGACCAAAAGATTGAGCAGACTCAAATCGGTTTTTACGCGCAGGACCAATTGCGCTGGGGCGACGGTTGGATCGGCACGCTTAACCTGCGCCACGACACCGTCCACACTGAGGCGGGGGAGAACAAGGCCACGGGTGCCGAAGGCTACGATCGCGACAACAGCGAATGGAGTTGGCGCCTCGGTCTGGCAAAGGAACTGGCCAACGGGTTTACGCCGTATCTGTCGGCATCCACCTATTTTAGTCCCGAAGTCGTAACTGACGCCGGTGGCAATATGCTGACCCCGGAAACGGGCCGTCAATACGAGGTTGGGCTGAAGTATATTCCTGAGGATGGACGCAGCTCGCTGACCGTGTCGCTGTTTGACATTCACCGAAACGACATCACCCAATCCGCCGGCTATGATGCCAATTTCCAACCTATCTACCAGCAGGTGGGTGAGGTTTCATCAAAGGGGGTCGAAATCGAAGGTTTTCACGATTTTGGCAACGGTCTTTCGGTGCGCGGCTCAGCGACGAAGCTGGATATGACCATCGAGAAGGATGTGAACGAAAACCTTGAAGGCAACACGCCATTCATCGTTCCGGAAACACAGGCTGCACTTTGGGTCGACTACGCCTTTGCCGGTGACCTGACCGGGCTGCGGGCCGGTGCCGGTGCGCGCTACCAAGGCGAAAGCTGGGCGGACAATGAAAACACGGCGAAGGTGCCATCAGCGACGCTCTATGATGCCTCGGTCAGCTATGACTGGTTGGATTGGCGTGCGAACCTTGCCGTAACGAACCTGTTCGACGACGACTATGTATCAGGCTGCCAGACGGTCTATAGCTGCGGATATGGCGAAGGTCGCGAGGTTAGCCTGACTTTGACGCGCAACTGGTAA
- the tmk gene encoding dTMP kinase — protein MSQSKSRGIFVSFEGIDGSGKSTQARMLADRLRMAGHEIIATREPGGSPGAEEIRRLLVEGDPARWSAETELLLFTAARRDHFERTIGPALELGKTVITDRFADSTRVYQGTTRGDLRALVDQLHSMMIKREPDVTFIIDMDPATALRRTKGRDMEESRFEEFGLPFQRKLRDGFRELADQEQNRCILIDGTGTASAVAGRVMSAWDQRYS, from the coding sequence TTGAGTCAGTCGAAATCGCGCGGCATTTTTGTTAGCTTCGAAGGCATAGACGGGTCAGGAAAATCCACCCAGGCGCGCATGCTCGCCGATCGTCTGCGCATGGCCGGCCATGAGATCATCGCCACTCGCGAACCCGGCGGCTCACCCGGCGCCGAAGAAATCCGGCGACTGCTGGTCGAAGGCGACCCTGCCCGCTGGTCTGCCGAAACGGAACTGTTGTTGTTCACTGCAGCCCGCCGCGATCACTTCGAGCGCACGATCGGGCCGGCGCTGGAATTGGGCAAGACTGTCATCACCGACCGCTTCGCCGACAGCACGCGCGTCTATCAGGGCACGACACGCGGCGATCTGCGCGCGCTGGTGGATCAACTTCATTCCATGATGATCAAACGCGAGCCCGACGTGACCTTCATCATCGACATGGACCCGGCCACTGCGCTGCGGCGCACCAAGGGGCGGGACATGGAAGAAAGCCGCTTCGAGGAATTCGGGCTGCCCTTCCAGCGCAAACTGCGGGACGGGTTCCGCGAACTGGCGGATCAGGAACAGAATCGTTGCATCCTTATCGACGGAACCGGAACGGCCAGCGCCGTGGCCGGTCGCGTCATGTCGGCATGGGATCAACGCTACTCATGA
- a CDS encoding TatD family hydrolase, producing the protein MPDTTTPALVDSHCHLDFPELIEDLPGVLERAETAGVTRMVTICTDLRKEPTIRALAENHASLFYAAGTHPMSAARHPLATVEQLVEISKHPKMVGIGETGLDYHYTADSADVQKESLSIHIEAAQRTGLPLIIHARDADKDMARILSDGHAQTPFNCVMHCFSSTRELAQTALELGFYLSMSGIAAFPRSKELRDIFAAAPIERILVETDAPYLAPPPHRGKRNEPAFVAHTAAVGAELFGMTPEDFARQTSANFDRLFTKAAA; encoded by the coding sequence ATGCCCGACACGACCACGCCTGCCCTTGTCGACAGCCATTGCCATCTGGATTTCCCCGAACTGATTGAAGACCTGCCCGGCGTGCTGGAACGGGCAGAAACCGCAGGCGTCACGCGCATGGTAACAATCTGCACGGATCTTCGGAAGGAACCGACTATCCGTGCTTTGGCCGAAAACCACGCTTCGCTATTCTACGCGGCCGGCACCCACCCCATGAGCGCCGCCAGGCATCCCTTGGCAACAGTGGAGCAATTGGTCGAAATCAGCAAGCACCCCAAGATGGTCGGCATTGGCGAGACAGGGCTGGACTACCACTACACCGCCGATTCCGCCGACGTGCAGAAGGAAAGCCTGAGTATCCACATCGAAGCCGCGCAGCGGACAGGCCTGCCCCTGATCATCCACGCGCGCGACGCTGACAAGGACATGGCCCGTATCCTGTCGGACGGTCATGCACAAACCCCTTTCAACTGTGTCATGCACTGCTTCTCCAGCACCCGTGAACTGGCTCAGACCGCGTTGGAGTTGGGCTTTTACCTGTCCATGTCGGGCATCGCGGCTTTCCCCCGTTCCAAGGAACTTCGCGACATCTTCGCCGCAGCACCGATCGAACGCATCCTCGTGGAAACCGATGCGCCCTATCTCGCGCCCCCACCCCATCGCGGCAAGCGAAACGAACCAGCCTTCGTCGCGCATACCGCCGCCGTGGGCGCTGAGCTGTTTGGCATGACGCCCGAAGACTTCGCCCGCCAGACCAGCGCGAATTTCGACCGCCTGTTCACCAAGGCTGCTGCCTGA
- a CDS encoding DNA polymerase III subunit delta', giving the protein MSLAEDLPEADRIEGAPHPRFAQRVVGHDAALAQYAAALDGNRLHHAWLISGPRGIGKATLAWHIAKYLRTMPLDSGPSMFGDAPAQTPADLATPADHPALSRITALSDSGLFLLRRTPDEKKGHLRTVISVDEVRRLRNFFALSLPDGGYRVVIIDSADEMNVNAANALLKLLEEPPENTVFLLISHMPSRLLPTIRSRCLNLPCAPLAPDDVQTVLGFIDTDPPISPDEIQTLTRLARGSVGAAIRLHTLDGPALHRDLVSLFSEMPGFDRSRVLALAASLTARGAEQRRDLMIEMLGDLTAKLARAGVIFDPDLPDGEAQIARRLCPDIPSARRWARTQEETLSRLQRGLAVNLDAQSLILDTFVRLDETARDCLRP; this is encoded by the coding sequence ATGAGCCTCGCCGAAGACCTGCCCGAAGCCGACCGCATCGAAGGCGCGCCGCATCCCCGCTTTGCGCAGCGCGTGGTCGGCCATGACGCCGCGCTTGCCCAGTATGCCGCTGCGCTGGACGGTAATCGGCTGCACCACGCATGGCTGATCTCTGGTCCGCGCGGTATCGGCAAAGCGACGCTGGCTTGGCACATCGCAAAGTATCTGCGGACCATGCCATTGGACTCAGGCCCCTCGATGTTCGGCGATGCTCCGGCCCAAACACCTGCCGATCTTGCAACGCCCGCCGATCACCCAGCCCTGTCGCGCATCACTGCACTGTCGGATAGCGGGCTGTTTCTGCTCAGACGCACGCCGGATGAGAAGAAGGGCCATCTCAGAACCGTAATCTCGGTAGACGAGGTGCGAAGGCTTCGCAACTTCTTCGCCCTGTCGCTGCCCGACGGGGGGTACCGCGTCGTGATCATCGACAGCGCCGACGAGATGAATGTCAACGCAGCGAATGCCCTGCTGAAGCTGCTCGAAGAGCCCCCCGAGAACACAGTTTTTTTGCTGATCAGCCATATGCCTTCGCGCTTGCTGCCGACCATCCGCAGCCGCTGCCTGAACCTGCCCTGTGCACCTCTGGCACCGGATGATGTGCAGACGGTGCTTGGGTTCATTGACACCGATCCGCCCATTTCTCCTGACGAAATTCAAACCCTCACCCGTCTGGCGAGGGGAAGCGTTGGCGCAGCAATCCGCCTGCACACTCTGGATGGCCCCGCGCTGCACCGCGACCTGGTCAGTTTGTTCTCGGAAATGCCGGGTTTCGATCGCAGCCGTGTTTTGGCTCTAGCCGCCAGCCTGACCGCACGGGGTGCCGAACAACGTCGCGATCTGATGATCGAAATGTTAGGGGACCTGACGGCCAAACTCGCCCGCGCAGGGGTGATCTTCGATCCCGACCTACCCGACGGCGAGGCGCAAATAGCGCGTCGACTTTGCCCCGACATCCCCTCGGCGCGACGCTGGGCCAGAACTCAGGAAGAAACCTTGTCCCGCCTGCAACGTGGTCTGGCGGTCAACCTTGACGCCCAAAGCCTTATCCTTGATACCTTCGTCAGGCTTGACGAGACGGCCAGAGACTGTCTGCGCCCATAG